CGGGCGATGACTCAGACAGACGTTCCCACGTTAGCGCAAGTGAGCGGATGGCTTTCCGATTTATTTGTGTTGTTACCGGAACAAAGTGAAGCACTATCACTCTTAGAGTATGAGCGGCCAGATGATGCCGGCAAAGCAGTGCAACAGTTGCAGCAGTTCGCTGATCCGGGAGCAGTTAAAATCGGACTTCCCATGGATTTGCAACCGACTGAGTTAGAAGCTCGCCAACAACTTGCCACTCAAACCAATGCCGAATTAATGGCTCTAAATCCAGTTAATTATCTGAAAGCAACTGATTACTTTGACGTCCGGGTGTTACGTTCCATTGAAACCGGAAATTCCCTGGGATCAATTCCAGAACAACAAGTCATTGTGGGAGAAGAATGGTTACGGTCGCAAGCAGAATTGGAAGCTCACTATCAAACCACGACCTTACAAGCAGCGGTGCAGGTCAACCAGCAGGTGGTGGATGAGTGCAACGTAGAAATTCCCAAGCAAGTGCCTCATTTACCCCAATTTCAAACACCTAATCATCAAGCCGCCATTAACTATCTTCAAGAACTGTGTGAGCAAGGGTTGGCAGAACGGTTGGCTGATAATGTTTCTTCCAAATATCAGCAACGGTTGCAACATGAACTGGACGTCATTGACCGGATGGGCTTTAGTGACTATTTTTTGATTGTGTGGGACGTCATTAATTTTGCCCACCAGCACCACATCATTACGGGGCCAGGACGGGGATCAGCTGCTGGTTCACTAGTTGCTTATGCCCTCCGGATTACTGATGTGGATCCGATTCGCTACGATCTCTTGTTTGAACGGTTCTTAAACGAAGAACGGGCCCAAATGCCTGATATTGACATGGATATTCCTGATGATCAACGCGATGAGATCTTACGCTATGTGCATGACCGCTACGGTGATACCCACGTAGCTCAAATTATTACCTTTGGAACCCTTGGCGCTAAACAAGCGATTCGTGACGTGGGTCGGGTGTTTGGCATGCGTCCAGAACAGATGAATCAGTGGAGCACGGCTATTCCCAATCATTTGAATCAGACGCTTGATCATGCCGTTCAAGAATCCAAGAAACTACAAAATTTAATTGCGGATCAACCGTTAAATGAAACCCTGTTTCAAACGGCTCGGCAACTAGAAGGGTTACCACGTCATTATTCCACCCACGCAGCGGGGGTTATTCTGAGTGACCAACCAATTGTGCAAAAGTCTCCGGTGCAAACTGGAAATGAAGGGTTACTGATGACCCAGTATTCTAAGTACTACGTTGAAGACGTGGGTTTGTTAAAAATCGACTTTTTGGGCCTCCGGAACCTATCCATCATGGCTAATATTTTAAAGATGGTTCATGAACAGCTTGATCCAGCGTTTGATGTGACTAAAATCGATCTGAATGACGAAAAAACAATGGAATTGTTTCAAGCCGGGCGAACCAATGGGGTTTTCCAATTTGAATCCAGCGGGATTAAAAACGTATTGCGGCGCATGCATCCGGATCGGTTTGAATTAATTGCAGCCGTAAACGCACTGTATCGACCTGGACCGATGGAAAACATTGATTCTTTCATTAAAAGGAAGAACGGTGAAGAAGAATATCACTATCAAAACGATGCAATTAAGGCTATTTTAGGTTCAACCTACGGAATTATTGTTTATCAAGAGCAGGTTATGCAACTAGCTTCTACCATGGCGGGCTTCTCGCTCGGTCAGGCCGATGTGTTACGGCGGGCGATGAGTAAGAAGCATCATCAAGAAATGGAATCAATGCGAGTTCGGTTTGTGTCGGGGTCCGTGCAAAATGGTTACTCGCAACAAACGGCAGAACAAACCTTTGCCTACATTGAACAGTTTGCAAGTTACGGATTTAATAAATCCCATGCCGTTGCTTATAGCAAAATGGCGGTAGAATTGGCGTACTTAAAAGTTCATTTTCCCGGTCCCTTTTTTACGGCATTGCTTAACTCCGTGGTGGGGAATCAAGTGAAGATTAGAAGTTACATTCAGGAAGCCAAAGATGATCAGATTAATGTTTTGGCACCAGACATTAATCTGAGTCAGTTAGATTTCACCTACCAGGATGGAGCGATTCGTTTTGGATTTCGAGCCATCAAGGGCTTGCGTTCAGACTTCATCCGCGCCTTGTTGCAGGCTCGTAATAACGATGGTCCCTTTCAAAATTTAGACGATCTGATTCAACGACTTCCACCTAACTTTCGCAAAGTGGAGCCGTTACAAACCCTGGCGGCGGTCGGGGCATTTGATCAATTTGGGTATAACCGGCGTGAAATTAGTGATGCAATTCCTAAATTCATTAGTGCTGCTGATTTATCTGGTTCACTGTTGGCCTCCATTCCAGGAATGGAAGTTGAAGTGGCACCGAAGTCCGATTGGCCGGAATGGCAAAAAATTAACTACGAAAGTGAATACCTGGGAACCTTTTTATCCGGTCATCCGGTAGAACGGTATGACGAATTAAAGCAAACCCGTCGGGCCTTACGTAGTGACGAATTAGTGGCTAACCAGAAAAACGTTACGCTGGTCCTCTTGGTTAATCGGGTGAAAACAATTCGGACCAAAAAAGGACAACAGATGGCGTTTGTTACCGCTTCTGATCAAGTGGG
This genomic stretch from Fructilactobacillus carniphilus harbors:
- the dnaE gene encoding DNA polymerase III subunit alpha, encoding MAYSPLQNISSYSLLQSTTTVPGLVKAAQDQGYQAVALTDHNVMYGAVAFEKEARRQGIKPIIGLTLTLQGEQLTEHQFELVLLAKNQRGYQHLMEISSRAMTQTDVPTLAQVSGWLSDLFVLLPEQSEALSLLEYERPDDAGKAVQQLQQFADPGAVKIGLPMDLQPTELEARQQLATQTNAELMALNPVNYLKATDYFDVRVLRSIETGNSLGSIPEQQVIVGEEWLRSQAELEAHYQTTTLQAAVQVNQQVVDECNVEIPKQVPHLPQFQTPNHQAAINYLQELCEQGLAERLADNVSSKYQQRLQHELDVIDRMGFSDYFLIVWDVINFAHQHHIITGPGRGSAAGSLVAYALRITDVDPIRYDLLFERFLNEERAQMPDIDMDIPDDQRDEILRYVHDRYGDTHVAQIITFGTLGAKQAIRDVGRVFGMRPEQMNQWSTAIPNHLNQTLDHAVQESKKLQNLIADQPLNETLFQTARQLEGLPRHYSTHAAGVILSDQPIVQKSPVQTGNEGLLMTQYSKYYVEDVGLLKIDFLGLRNLSIMANILKMVHEQLDPAFDVTKIDLNDEKTMELFQAGRTNGVFQFESSGIKNVLRRMHPDRFELIAAVNALYRPGPMENIDSFIKRKNGEEEYHYQNDAIKAILGSTYGIIVYQEQVMQLASTMAGFSLGQADVLRRAMSKKHHQEMESMRVRFVSGSVQNGYSQQTAEQTFAYIEQFASYGFNKSHAVAYSKMAVELAYLKVHFPGPFFTALLNSVVGNQVKIRSYIQEAKDDQINVLAPDINLSQLDFTYQDGAIRFGFRAIKGLRSDFIRALLQARNNDGPFQNLDDLIQRLPPNFRKVEPLQTLAAVGAFDQFGYNRREISDAIPKFISAADLSGSLLASIPGMEVEVAPKSDWPEWQKINYESEYLGTFLSGHPVERYDELKQTRRALRSDELVANQKNVTLVLLVNRVKTIRTKKGQQMAFVTASDQVGEVNLTLFPNLYRDVSEWLQPNRVILVTGDVEERRGLQVVANRLQLAANVVHQQKTSRQRLFVQILASQEQPELLQQLQSLLKDHEGSVPVILYWARTKKRQQLAPIFNVDPSEELMLQLQTLLGPKNVVLK